From Bacteroidales bacterium:
AAGCTCTCCTGACATTGTCAACAAGGATCCTTTCGGAGAAGGCTGGATGATTAAAGTTACCATTGATAATCCCTCCGAGCTGGACACCCTGCTGGATGCCGAAGGGTATAAGAAACTGATCAACGCCTGATCAGAGTACCGGCTTTACTTCGGTTTCAGAAAAGGCCTCGATCATATCGCCAACCTTCACGTCATTGAAGTTCTGGATGCCAAGGCCGCATTCCATGCCATTGGTAACTTCCTTTACATCTTCCTTATAGCGTTTCAGAGAAGCCAGTTCACCGGTGTACACCACAATACCGTCGCGTATTACCCGCACTCTGGAGTTGCGGACAATTTTCCCTTCCCGTACGATGCACCCGGCAACCGTCCCTACCTTTGACACCTTGAAAGTTTCTAGAACTTCGGCCGTGCCAAGGATTTCTTCTTTCATCTCCGGAGAGAGCATGCCGGCAATAGCATCCTTGATTTCATTGATGGCGTCATAAATGATGGAGTAAAGCCGGATATCAATCTGTTCTTTCTCTGCCAGTTTACGGGCGCTGAACGAGGGGCGCACCTGGAAGCCAACGATGATGGCGTTTGAAGCAGCCGCCAGCAGGATGTCGGATTCCGAAATCTGCCCAACGGCCTTGTGAATCACATTCACCTGTACCTGCGGCGTTGACAGCTTGATAAGCGAGTCTGAAAGGGCTTCCACAGACCCGTCCACATCGCCCTTGACAATGATATTCAGTTCCTTGAAATTTCCTATTGCAATACGGCGTCCGATTTCATCGAGCGTAATATGCTTCTGCGTGCGCATACCCTGCTCCCGCTGAAGCTGTTCGCGACGGGTAGCTATTTCCTTTACTTCCCGTTCATCGGTCATAACGACAAACTTTTCACCGGCCTGCGGAGCTCCGTTCAGACCAAGGATGACAGCAGGCATGGAAGGTCCTGCCTGGTCAATCCGCTTGCCGCGCTCATTGAACAGCGCCTTAACATGGCCATAATGATGCCCGGCCAGCAGAAGATCGCCGGGCCGCAGTGTCCCGTCGGCCACCAGTACCGTGGCAACATAGCCGCGGCCTTTGTCGAGGGCCGACTCAATTACCGTACCTTTAGCCCGTTTGTTTGGATTTGCCTTAAGGTCAAGAAGCTCGGCTTCCAGCAAAACTTTTTCCAGCAACAGGTCAACATTCTTTCCTTCCTTGGCTGAAATTTCCTGGCTCTGGTATTTTCCTCCCCAGTCTTCCACCAGAAGGTTCATCTTGGCCAGTTCCTCTTTGATTTTTTCAGGATTTGCCGTGGGTTTGTCGATTTTGTTGATGGCGAACACCATCGGAACCCCGGCCGCCTGGGCATGATTGATGGCTTCGACCGTCTGCGGCATCACTCCGTCGTCGGCCGCAATCACAATAATAGCCACATCGGTGATGCTGGCTCCGCGTGCCCGCATGGCGGTAAAAGCTTCGTGCCCGGGTGTGTCAAGAAAGGTAATCATTCTTCCGTCTTCCAGTGTCACACTGTAAGCCCCGATGTGCTGGGTAATTCCTCCGGCCTCACCGGCAATAACGTTTGTTTTTCTGATGTAGTCAAGCAGTTTGGTCTTCCCATGGTCAACATGCCCCATAACGGTAACAATCGGAGGCCTCGGAACCAACTGCGACGGATCATCTTCTTCCTCCTCCACCAGTTCTTCAACACTGGGCACAACGAACTCCACCTTGTAATTGAATTCATCGGCCACAAGTGCCAGATGTTCTGCATCCAGCCTCTGATTAATGGAAACGATCAAACCGAGATTCATACAGACCTGAATCACATCCACCACCGGCACATTCATCAGGCTGGCCAGCTCATTCACCGTCACAAATTCAGTAACACGAAGTATTTTCGATTCGGCTTCCTGCTTTTCCAGATCAGCTATTTCCTTAAGCCGCAGTTCTTCCCTCTTTTCACGCCGGTACCGGGAAGCTTTAGACTTTCCTTTGGCAGTAAGTCGGGCCAGTGTGTCCTTGATCTGACGCTGGACATCCTCATCATCTACTTCAGGCCTTGCCGGACTGGGTTTTATTGGGCTCTTGCGTGCAGTCTTTTTCCCAAGGTATGCATCAATTTCCTGCAGTTCCCTGTTTTTCTGCTCAGCCTCGGTGGGGGTTTCCTCCTTCTTAATGCGCTTCCTCTTTTTCTTTCTTCTCTCAAATACATCGCTGGAGGAAGCAACAGGCTTTTTCTTTTCTTTTTCCAGTAGTGAAAGATCCATCTTCCCCAATACGGTGGGCCCTGCCAGCTTTTCAACCTTCGGGCGGATGAAATTTTCATCCTCTACCGGAGCTTCGGCTTCAACTTCCTTCTCAGCAGGCAGCACTTCCATGGTTTCTGCCACGGGAGTCTCCTGCACGACCGGTTCCTTTTCAACAGTGGTTTCTGCTTCTGCAGGAACTTCTTCCGGCGCTTTTTCTTTGGCGGCTCTTCCGGCAGATTTACTAATCTTATCAATATCGATTTTCCCTACTACTTTAATCTCTGGTTCGGGAACAATAGTCGGTATTTCCTCCACAACAGGTTCTGGTTCTTTTTTCTTTTTGCCTTTTATGGGTGCAATCTTTTCTTCAGGCTGAACAGGTGTTACCTTTTCCTCGGGGATCCCTTTTTCTTTCCCTGAAACAGGAAGTGCCGGTTCTTCTTCTTTTACCGGCTTTTTCTTTTCAATTTTTTCAAGATCAATTTTCCCGAGTACCTTTGGTTCTTCAATTTTCTTTTTCAGGCTTTCAGTCGAGGTTTCAAGCGGATGTACCCTTCCGGTTGTAACATCTTTTATGCGGATTCCCTCTTCGTCTTCTTCCGTTTCAGTAAGTTCCGACTCTTCTTTCTGGATATCATTGATGGTAACCGAAACCTGTCCTTTCGGCATCGTTCTCAGATGGAGCTTTTC
This genomic window contains:
- the infB gene encoding translation initiation factor IF-2 is translated as MSETKTVRLSKLARELNVGISTMVEFLKKKGYTLNPDPNSKVTPEEYDLLQKEFSTEKTIKKESEKLHLRTMPKGQVSVTINDIQKEESELTETEEDEEGIRIKDVTTGRVHPLETSTESLKKKIEEPKVLGKIDLEKIEKKKPVKEEEPALPVSGKEKGIPEEKVTPVQPEEKIAPIKGKKKKEPEPVVEEIPTIVPEPEIKVVGKIDIDKISKSAGRAAKEKAPEEVPAEAETTVEKEPVVQETPVAETMEVLPAEKEVEAEAPVEDENFIRPKVEKLAGPTVLGKMDLSLLEKEKKKPVASSSDVFERRKKKRKRIKKEETPTEAEQKNRELQEIDAYLGKKTARKSPIKPSPARPEVDDEDVQRQIKDTLARLTAKGKSKASRYRREKREELRLKEIADLEKQEAESKILRVTEFVTVNELASLMNVPVVDVIQVCMNLGLIVSINQRLDAEHLALVADEFNYKVEFVVPSVEELVEEEEDDPSQLVPRPPIVTVMGHVDHGKTKLLDYIRKTNVIAGEAGGITQHIGAYSVTLEDGRMITFLDTPGHEAFTAMRARGASITDVAIIVIAADDGVMPQTVEAINHAQAAGVPMVFAINKIDKPTANPEKIKEELAKMNLLVEDWGGKYQSQEISAKEGKNVDLLLEKVLLEAELLDLKANPNKRAKGTVIESALDKGRGYVATVLVADGTLRPGDLLLAGHHYGHVKALFNERGKRIDQAGPSMPAVILGLNGAPQAGEKFVVMTDEREVKEIATRREQLQREQGMRTQKHITLDEIGRRIAIGNFKELNIIVKGDVDGSVEALSDSLIKLSTPQVQVNVIHKAVGQISESDILLAAASNAIIVGFQVRPSFSARKLAEKEQIDIRLYSIIYDAINEIKDAIAGMLSPEMKEEILGTAEVLETFKVSKVGTVAGCIVREGKIVRNSRVRVIRDGIVVYTGELASLKRYKEDVKEVTNGMECGLGIQNFNDVKVGDMIEAFSETEVKPVL